In the genome of Amaranthus tricolor cultivar Red isolate AtriRed21 chromosome 15, ASM2621246v1, whole genome shotgun sequence, one region contains:
- the LOC130801504 gene encoding uncharacterized protein LOC130801504, whose amino-acid sequence MDFCFREPASEALPSDQDIVRCPFLRNINAPTNLSFSSSQAFRLPVRGAVAKGPIFEDGPNFDMAFRLFHGRDGVVPLSDRSNVHTENFEIDLPAPSFNPLAAKAATISLSGFGAGFPFNFDAFSQKWKNQKKKSQPSKGGDGKHEALSNEWLQTGNCPIAKSYRAVSGVVPLVAKVFQPPPGVKLQCPPAIVAARAALARTAFAKNLRPRPLPTKILTIGVLGMAANIPLGIWREHTKKFSPSWFAAVHAAVPFLGMLRKCVLMPKTAMAFTIGASILGQVIGSRAERYRLKAKVARESGITKIPVGEPKTLHLVTVNSGDVVNWDPLSLNASKPSPSAPVCC is encoded by the exons ATGGACTTTTGCTTCAGAGAACCAGCCAGTGAGGCACTCCCTTCAGACCAGGATATCGTTCGATGTCCTTTTTTGAGGAATATTAATGCACCAACAAATCTTTCTTTCTCGTCTTCCCAGGCATTTCGTCTTCCG GTTCGAGGAGCTGTAGCGAAAGGTCCAATTTTTGAAGATGGTCCCAATTTTGACATGGCGTTTAGATTATTCCATGGCCGTGATGGCGTTGTCCCACTTTCCGACAGATCAAATGTACATACGGAGAATTTTGAAATTGATCTGCCTGCCCCTAGTTTTAATCCTTTAGCTGCAAAAGCCGCCACCATCAGTCTTTCAGGCTTCGGAGCTGGATTTCCCTTCAATTTTGACGCGTTTTCTCAAAAGTGGaaaaaccaaaagaaaaaaTCTCAACCTTCGAAG GGAGGAGATGGGAAACACGAGGCGTTAAGCAACGAGTGGCTGCAAACAGGAAACTGTCCGATAGCCAAGTCTTATAGGGCTGTAAGCGGTGTTGTGCCGTTGGTGGCAAAGGTCTTTCAGCCCCCACCCGGTGTAAAACTCCAGTGTCCACCAGCCATTGTTGCAGCTCGAGCAGCCCTTGCTCGTACTGCCTTTGCAAAGAACCTCCGGCCCCGACCATTGCCCACCAAAATTCTTACGATTGGAGTCCTGGGTATGGCCGCAAATATTCCCTTGGGTATATGGAGAGAACATACCAAGAAGTTCTCCCCTTCTTGGTTCGCAGCCGTTCATGCGGCAGTCCCATTCTTAGGCATGCTGAGGAAATGTGTCTTGATGCCTAAGACAGCTATGGCATTTACTATAGGAGCCTCAATATTGGGTCAGGTTATCGGGTCTAGGGCTGAACGGTATCGTTTGAAGGCTAAAGTTGCACGAGAATCTGGCATAACCAAAATTCCTGTTGGTGAACCGAAAACGCTTCATCTGGTCACTGTCAACAGCGGTGATGTGGTGAATTGGGACCCACTCTCCCTCAACGCCAGCAAGCCCTCGCCATCAGCTCCTGTGTGTTGCTAA